The genomic window TCGCTGACCTAGAGCCGGCGCACCTTCCAGATGTTCTCCGCCGGCCAGCGCCGCGCCCACTCGAGCGGGACGAAGTCATCGTAGGTCGTGACGGCACCGGCGGGAGGCCGGAGCTCAATCAGGTCCTCCACCACCAGCCCGTGCCGGCGAAAGAGGCGGACCCACTCCCCGTAGGGGAGCTGGTACTCGACCGACTCCTCGGTCTCGAACCGGCCGAGCTCCCAGTAGGGCAGGTGCAGACGGTCGGTCACCTGATCCTCCGCGTCCAGGCACAGGTAGACGAGCGGGCTCGTGATGTTGAAGGCCAGCAGCCCGCCCGGACGGAGGACGCGGGCCACCTCCGGCACGGTGCGCCGCGGGTCGGCGAAGGACATCGCCCCGTGGTCGGAGAGGACGATGTCGAACGTCCCCGCCCCAAAGGGGATGGCTTCGGCGCTAGCCAGCACGAGCGGGACGCGCACGCCGGTCTCTGCCATCAGCCGACGGGCGTGCTGGAGCTGCCGGGGCGAGGCGTCCAGGCCCACCGGGCGGGCACCGCGCTGCGCCAGGAAGATAGACCACTGGGCGGCTCCGCACCCCAACTCCAGGACGTCACGCCCGTGCACACCGCCCAGCACCCGCACCGCGTCCTCGGGGATGGACCAGACCCCCCAGGCCAGGGGGCGCGTGTTCAGCTGCGGGGCGTGCTGCGCCTGGTAGCGGTCGCTGACGCGGTCCCAGTAGGCCCGGTTCTTGCGGACGTCACGCCGCCCCACGCCCGACCGACCCTGTGACTCTACCGTCCCGACCCCGCCGGCGCGTCCTCCGCCCGCCAGTCCCCACCGGCGGTGGCCGGCGGATCGCCCTGCACCAGCCCGGGCGCTACGGCGTGCGCGGCGCCGGGGCGGCCAGGGTGGCCTCCACGCTCAGCTCGACGTTGCCCTTGAGCGCCTGCGAGATGGGGCAGTTCTCCTTCGCCGCCTCGGCCGCCTCGCGGAACCGCGTCGCGTCACCCTTCGGCACCCATCCGGTGACGGCCAGGTGGCTACGCGTGACGCGCCAGGCTTCGCCCACCCGGTCGAAGGTGACCGTCGCCGAGACCTCCAGGCGCTCAGGAGGCATCTCCGCCCGGGCCAGCCGGCTGGCCAGGGCCATGGCGAAGCAGCTGGCGTGCGCGGCCGCGAGCAGCTCCTCGGGGCTGGTCCGCCCCGCCTCGGTGGCCTCCGCGCGGGCATGCCAGCTCAGGAGCAGGTCACGGAAGAGTCCACTGGTGCGCGCGCTGACAGCGCCTTTCCCGCTCATCAGGTCACCCTGCCACACCACCGACGCCTGACGGACCTGCGCCATGCACCTCACCTCCTGGACATCGTCCCTCCAACGTTGGGGGTGCCGGGGCGGCCGCACGCCGCCTGCACGCACGGCCGCCTCCATGGACGATGGTACCGCTCAGAGCTGCCGGACGACTACCGAGGCCGGAGGCGAGAGGATGCCGTTGAAGCGGGCCCGGACGGTGATGCGGTAAAGGGCGCCGGCTATCCGGACACTGGGGCGCACCGGGTAGGTGAAGAAACCGGATGCGTCGGCCACGACCTCGGCCGAGCTCATGGGGAACTGCAGGCCGAAAACTTCCAGCGTCACGTCGACCCGCACGACCGCTCCCGGCAGGGTCCGCCCGACGACGGTGAACTCCCCTGCGGCGATCTGCGTCCCGTCCGGCGGGAAGAGGATCTGCGGCGCTGCAGGGAACGGCCTGACCGGTGGTTGAACGCCCGGCGGGACCACGCCCGGCGGGGGCTGGATGCCCGGCGGGACAGTCACCGGCGGCTGCACGCCAGGCGGCACGATGATAATGGGGCCCCGACCCTTGCGGCGGCCGAAGCGGATCTCGCGGGCCAGGACCTGCCCGTTGCCGAGGAGCTGTCCCTCGACCTCCACCCACTGGCCGACCCGCAGCCAGCTCCCCAGATGGATGAAGATCACGGCGTCGTCATCGTCCTCATCGTCGTCGAAGTCGGCCCTGACCTCGACACGCGGGTGCAGCCGCACCGCCCAGAAGCGGTCCTGGCCCGGGCGGATCTCCTGGAGGAGGAAGGCCCGCTGGTGGTGGGCCACCGCCACGATGACGCCCTCGACCTCGAAGGACTTGCGGTCCTTGCCCTCGTGGTGAGCCCGGGCCGGGACCGCCAGCACCGCCAGGAGGACCGCACAGGTCAGGAGGATGACACTGAGGCGTCGGACATCCATGCGCGACCCCCCCCTTTCGGGGAATAGCCTGTTCACCTGCCGATACGTGAAAGTTCTGGCAGGGGTTCTCAGGGGGCCGGGCGGCACAGAGGGGCCCCGGGGGAGGAGCATGGCGGTGAGAGAGGAGCGGGACGTCGTCATCGTCGGCGGCGGCCACAACGGCCTGGTGGCGGCTGCCTACCTGGCGCGGGCCGGGCTGCGGGTGACGGTGTTGGAGCGCCGCCCCCTGGTAGGAGGGGCCTGTGTGACCGAGGAGGTCTGGCCGGGGTACCGGGTCTCCACCGCCGCCTACCTCTGCGGGCTGCTCCAGCCCCGCATCGTGCGGGACCTGCAGCTGGCCCGCCACGGCTATGTCATCCTGCCCAAGGATCCGGCCTTCTTCAGCCCCTTCCCCGACGGGCGCTGGCTCTTCATCTGGCGGGACGAGCACGCCACCGTGCAGGAGATCGCCCGCTTCTCCCGGCACGACGCGGAGCGCTACCCGGCCTACGAAGCCCTCATGGCGCGTCTCGGCGCCTTCGTCGAGCCGTGGCTGCTCCGGACGCCGCCCGACATCGTCCGGCGCCATCCCGCCGACGTCCTCGCGCTCGCCGCCCTGGGGCTCAGCGCCCTGCGCCTTCCCGCGGGGGACCTGCCCCACGCGCTGCGCCTGCTCACCCAGAGCGCCGCCGACTTCCTCGACGGCTGGTTCGAGTCCCCGGAGCTGAAGGCGGCACTGGCCACCGACGCCGTGATCGGCGCGCGCGGCGGTCCCTCCACGCCGGGGACGGGCTACGTCCTGCTGCACCACACCATGGGCGTGGCGGCGGGCAAGCGGGGGTTGTGGGGATTCGTCCGCGGCGGGATGGGGACGCTCAGCGAGGCCATCGCCTCGGCGGCGCGCGCGCAGGGGGCAGAGGTGCGGACCTCCGCGCCCGTGGCCGGAATCCTCGTGCGCGATGGGACGGCCGAGGGCGTCGTCCTCGCTTCCGGCGAGGAGGTGCGGGCCCGCGCCGTCGTCTCCAACGCCGACCCCAGGCGGACCTTCCTGCACCTGGTCCCGCCCGCCGCGCTGCCCCAGGCTTTCCGGCGGGAAGTCGAGGCCATCCCGATGGCAGGGGTGGCGATGAAGATCAACCTGGCGCTGCGGGGCCTGCCCACGTTCACTGCGGCGCCTTCAGCGAGCGCCGGGACGGGGCGCGGCACGCCGGGACCGCAGCACCGGGCCACCATCCACATTGGCCCTTCGATGGCCTACATCGACCGAGCCTGGGAGGACGCCCGCGCGGGGCGCCCCTCGGAGCACCCGTTCTGCGAGGTGACCATCCCCACGACCTACGACGAGACGCTGGCGCCGCCCGGCCGCCACGTCATGTCGGTCTTCGTCCAGTACACTCCCTACCGGCTGCGCGAAGGGACGTGGGACGCGCTGAAGGAGGCCTATGCCGACCGGGTGGTGGCCACCCTGGCGGAGTACGCTCCCGACCTCCCGGACCTGATCGAGCACCGGCAGGTGCTCTCGCCGCTCGACCTGGAGCGCACCTTCGGCCTGACGGGCGGGGACATCTTCCACGGGGAGATGACGCTCGACCGGCTCTTCTGCATGCGGCCGCTGCCAGGGTGGGCGCAGTACCGCACGCCGGTGCGAGGTCTGTACTTGTGCGGGGCGGGGACGCACCCGGGCGGGGGCGTCATGGGGGCGCCGGGCTACAACGCCGCCCGGGAGATCCTGCGGGACTTCCGCCGGGGCCGCCTGCCTGGGCGGGCGCGGTGAACGCCGGGGTTGTGCTAGAGTTATGTGATGCGGGCCCGTAGCTCAGTGGATAGAGCAGGGGACTCCTAAGCCTCTGGTCGGGGGTTCGATTCCCTCCGGGCCCGCCACCACACCCCGCGTCTATCAAGGCTTTGCGCACAGCCCCTCGGGCGGGCCTCGCCGACTTCCTCCGTACTGCCTGAGGACTGCCAATCTCGGAGAGAGGAGCAAGAGGAGGATCACCTCCTCGCGTGGTGACTGGTGTACTCCGCTCATCTCCTGGAGGCTCCGGCGCCCTGCCCGAAGGGTGGCAAACTGGACCGTGGATCCGGGCACCACGACCAGTTGGCGTCGTGATAGGGAAGTCCCCCTTCAAGGCAAGGTGAGGCGTGATAGGGCAGCCGCGGGATCCAGCCGAGCCGATGGCCGATGACCCCCCGACCTCAGGCGAGCCTCCGAGACGCTGGAGCGACGGCCAGCCAGCACTTCCGCCCCGGGCAGCCCATGTGGCGGGCCCTGGGGTGGGCGGACGCGGTGGTCGTCCTCACCATCGCCACGGTGCTGGCCGTGGGCGTACGCCTGGCCACGGGGGCGCCTGGCGTGGCGGCCGGGCCTGCGATCACCCTCGCCCCGGCGGCACTTCCATGGTACACGGGGCTCTCAGTGAGCCGGATGGCCGCGGCGTACGCGCTCTCCCTGGGATTCACCCTCGTCTACGGCTACGCCGCCGCGTACAACCGCCGCGCCGAGCGGATCCTCCTCCCCGTCCTCGATGTGCTCCAGAGCGTCCCCATCCTGTCCTTCCTCCCCGTGGTCCTCCTGGCGTTGAGCGCGGTGCTGCCGGTCCCCCTGGCGGCTGAGCTGGCGTCAGTCCTGCTGATCTTCACGAGCCAGGTGTGGAACCTGACATTCGCCTGGTACCAGGCCCTGACCACCGTCCCCACCGACCTCCGGGAAGCCAGCCGCATCTTCCGCCTCTCGCCCTGGTTGCGCCTGCGCGTGGTGGAGTTGCCGTTCGCCGCGCCCAGCCTGGTCTGGAACAGCATGATGAGCTGGGCGGGAGGATGGTTCTTCCTCATGGCGGCGGAGATGTTCACCGTCGGGCGGCGCGACTTCCGGCTGCCCGGCCTCGGCGCCTACCTCAAACAGGCGGCGGTCGAGGGCGACGTGCAGGCGCTGGTGCGCGGCCTGCTCGCGCTGGTGCTGGTCATCGTCCTGCTGGACCAGCTGGTGTGGCGGCCCCTCCTGGCCTGGGCCGACCGGTTCAAGCTGGAGCTGGTGGAGGCGTCTCCGCCTCCCCGGTCCTGGTTCTACGACGCGTGGTCGGCCTCCGCCCTGGCGGCGTGGCTGGGCCACCGGGTGCTGGCGCCAGCCGTCGAGTGGCTCGACACCCGGCTCGGCACCCGCTGGCGCGCCGAGGAGGCGTTGGGAGCGCACGGCCGCCCCTGGAGGTGGGCCGCCCGGGTGGTGCTGACGGCTGCAGCGGCATTGCTGGCGTGGCAGGGGGCGCGCGCCGTGGGCCTGCTGGTCAGGGTTCCCCCGGCGTCGTGGGCGGCCATCGTCCTCGGGCTCATGGCCACCTCCGCCAGGGTGGCGGCCGCACTGGTCGTCGCCCTGGCCTGGACGTTGCCGGTCGGGGTGGCCATCGGCATGCGGCCGCGGCTGGCGGCGTGGGTGCAGCCTCTGACCCAGATCGCCGCCTCGATCCCCGCCACCGCAGTGTTCCCCGCCCTCCTGGTGATCCTGACCGGAGTCCCGGGCGGGCTCACCGTGGCCGCTGTGGTCCTGATGCTCCTAGGGGCACAGTGGTACCTCCTCTTCAACATCATCGCCGGGGCTGCAGCCATCCCCGCGGAGCTGCGGCAGACCGTGACGCTGCTGCAGTTGGGCGCCGCCGACCGGTGGCGGGTGCTGCTGCTGCCCGCGCTCTTCCCCTTTCTCGTCACCGGGGTGATCACGGCCGCCGGCGGCGCCTGGAACGCCAGCATCGTGGCGGAGTATGTTGAGTTCGGCGGCCGCACGCTCACCACCACCGGGATTGGGGCGCTCATCGCCCGGGCCACCGCCGGAGGGGACTACTCGCTGCTGCTGGCCGCGACCCTGGCGATGATCCTCGCCGTCGTGGCCGTGAACCGGCTGGTCTGGCGGCGGCTGTACCGGCTGGCGGAGGAATCCTTCCGGATGGATTGAGCGATGACGACGCCCCTGCTCGAGCTGCGCCACGTCAGCCAGATCTACACGGCCGGCCCCCGGCGGTTCGCGGCCGTGGAGGACATCAACCTGACGGTGTTCGAGGGGGCGTTCGTGACGCTGGTAGGGCCGTCGGGGTGCGGGAAGAGCACGCTGTTGCGCATCGCGACGGGCCTGCAGCCGCCCACGCAGGGGAGCGTCCTCTACCGCGGCGCGCCGCTCCAGGGCGTCAACCCCGGGGCGACCATCGTCTTCCAGACGTTCGCCCTCTTCCCGTGGCTCACCGTCCAGCAGAACGTCGAGGTGGCGTTGAAGGCGCAGGGCGTACCGCCGGCGGAACGAGCCGCCCGGGCCATCGAGCTGCTGGACCGGGTGGGTCTCGACGGCTTCGAGCGCGCATACCCGCGGGAGCTCTCGGGCGGGATGCGACAGAAGGTGGGCTTCGCGCGGGCTCTGGCCGTCGAGCCGGAGCTCCTGTGCCTGGACGAGCCGTTCTCGTCCCTGGACGTCCTGAGCGCCGAGGCCCTGCGTGGCGAGCTCCTGGAACTGTGGCGGAGCGGGACGCTGCCCATCCGGGCCATCCTCATGGTCACCCACAACATCGAAGAGGCCGTGTTCATGTCCGACCGCATCGTCTGCATGGAGAAGGGACCGGGGCGCGTGGTGGCCGACCTGCCGGTGAGGTTGACGCACCCGCGCCGCCACCAGGCACCCGAGTTCCAGGCGCTGGTCGACGAGATCTATGCCATCCTGGCCGGCCAGACGCAGCCGGAGCACGTGGAGCTGGGCGTGGCCCCCGGCGAGCCGGGGCGGGTGCGCATCCTCCCGCACATCACCATCAACGACCTGGCCGGGCTGCTGGAACACCTGGCCCAGGCCCCCGGCGGTCGGGCCGACCTGTACCGGCTGGAGGACGGGCTTAGCGTGGGCCCGGACCACCTCCTGCGCCTGACCGAGGCGGCCGAGCTCCTGGGGTTCGCCACCGTGGCGCAGGGTGACATCTCGCTCACGCCGCTGGGCGAGACGTTCGCTGAGGCCAGCATCCCGGGGCGCAAGGAGATCTTCGCCGCCCGGCTGCGGCGGCTGCCGCTCGTCCAGTGGCTGCTCGGCCTCCTGCGAGCCGCCCCACGTCAGCAGCTGGCGTGGGAAGTGGTGCGGGCCGCCCTCGAGCTGGAGTTGCCAGCCGCCGAGGCGGAACGCCAGCTGGAGACGCTGGTCGACTGGGGCCGCTACGCCGAGCTCGTGGTCTACGACGACGCGACGGGCCTCCTCTACCTGGAGGCGCCGGCGCCCGCCCGCCCGTGACACCGACTCCTCCCGCCGGGTGGACAGAGGCGGACTGGCTCTGTTGCCCAACCGGTACCGGGATGGGGGCGGGAATGCAGGGTCATGAGGGCAAATCACTGGCTGCAGGGTCGGGAGCCAGCCGGTGGCCTGGCCCTGTGGCCAAACGTGAAAGGTGGAGGCGGTTGGGCACCCGATGAGCGCCAGCGGACAGTCAGGCCCACTCCCCAAGCCGCAACAGGGCAGGGGACGCGCGCGGGCCGCGGTGCGGGCTCGTCCTGCCTCGTCCCCACGGCGCTCGCGTGGGACGGCCGGGCCCGTCGTGCCCCCTCACCCGCTCCTCGCCGCCACGCCGCTGATCGGACGCGCCGCAGACGTCGAAACCCTCGTGGCGCTGCTGCGCCGTCCCGAGGTCCGTCTCGTCACCCTGACGGGCCCCCCGGCGTGGGCAAGACCCGCCTGGCCCTCGAGGTCGTCGCCAGGGTCGAGGGCGGCTTCGCCTCGGGCGCAGCCGTCCTCGATCTGGCCCCCCTCACCGACCCGGCGCTCGTCGCGGACCTCCTCGCCCAGCGCCTGGCCGGCCGCCGGTTCTTCGCGCTCCCGCCCCTCGAGCGCGTGGCGCGCCACGTGGCCGACCGGCCGCTCCTCCTCCTGCTGGACAACTTCGAGCAGGTCATCGCCGCCGCCACTGACGTCGGCCGCCTGCTGCACCGTTGCCCGCGCCTGACAGTGGTCGTGACCAGCCGAGAGGCGCTGCACCTCACCGGAGAGCACGAGTTCCCGGTGGCTCCGCTGGCGGTGCCCGATCCCGCCCAGGCCACCGACCCGGCGGCGCTGCAGGCCGTCCCGGCCGTGGCGCTCTTCGTGGCCCGGGCGCAGGCGGTCTGGCCCGAGTTCGTGCTGACGCGCGAGAACGGTGCGGCCGTCGCGGAGGTCTGCACGCGGCTGGACGGATTGCCGCTGACGATCGAGCTGGCGGCCGCCCGCGTCAAGGTCTTCTCGCCGGCAGCGCTGCGGGGGCAGCTCGCGCAACGCCTCCCCCTGCTGGTGGCCGGCCCGCGGGACGCCCCTGAGCGGCACCGGACGCTGCGCGCAGCGATCGCCTGGAGCGAGGAGCTGCTCGACCCGGCCGAGCGCAGGGTGTTCCGCCGGCTGGCCGTCTTCGTCGGCGGGTTCACGCTCCGGGCGGCCGAAGCGGTGGCGGACGACGACCCGGACGTCCCACTGGTCGACCGTCTGGCGGCCCTGGTCGACAGGAGCCTGCTCCGGCACATCCCGGACGGGGAGGAGCCGCGCTTCAGGATGCTGGAGACGATCCGCGAGTACGCCTGGGAGCGGCTCGTCCAGGCGGGCGAGGCCGACCGGCTGCGCGACCGCCACCTCGACTACTTCCTCCGCTGGGCGGAGCAGGGACGGGGGCGGCTCAATGCCGCCGAGGCGGTGGCGTGGAGCGACCTCCTCGCGCGCGACTACGACAACCTCCGCGCGGCACTGGCGTGGGCGGAGCAGCGCGAGAACGTGAACGGCCAGCTGCGCCTGGCCGGGGCGATCTGCCGCTTCTGGGCCCTGCGCGGACACGTCGGCGAGGGGTACCGGTGGGTGGACGCGGCGCTGGCGGCCAGTGCTGGCGCGCCGGTGGAGAC from Armatimonadota bacterium includes these protein-coding regions:
- a CDS encoding DUF5666 domain-containing protein; translated protein: MDVRRLSVILLTCAVLLAVLAVPARAHHEGKDRKSFEVEGVIVAVAHHQRAFLLQEIRPGQDRFWAVRLHPRVEVRADFDDDEDDDDAVIFIHLGSWLRVGQWVEVEGQLLGNGQVLAREIRFGRRKGRGPIIIVPPGVQPPVTVPPGIQPPPGVVPPGVQPPVRPFPAAPQILFPPDGTQIAAGEFTVVGRTLPGAVVRVDVTLEVFGLQFPMSSAEVVADASGFFTYPVRPSVRIAGALYRITVRARFNGILSPPASVVVRQL
- a CDS encoding OsmC family peroxiredoxin, coding for MAQVRQASVVWQGDLMSGKGAVSARTSGLFRDLLLSWHARAEATEAGRTSPEELLAAAHASCFAMALASRLARAEMPPERLEVSATVTFDRVGEAWRVTRSHLAVTGWVPKGDATRFREAAEAAKENCPISQALKGNVELSVEATLAAPAPRTP
- a CDS encoding methyltransferase domain-containing protein; this encodes MGRRDVRKNRAYWDRVSDRYQAQHAPQLNTRPLAWGVWSIPEDAVRVLGGVHGRDVLELGCGAAQWSIFLAQRGARPVGLDASPRQLQHARRLMAETGVRVPLVLASAEAIPFGAGTFDIVLSDHGAMSFADPRRTVPEVARVLRPGGLLAFNITSPLVYLCLDAEDQVTDRLHLPYWELGRFETEESVEYQLPYGEWVRLFRRHGLVVEDLIELRPPAGAVTTYDDFVPLEWARRWPAENIWKVRRL
- a CDS encoding NAD(P)/FAD-dependent oxidoreductase, with protein sequence MAVREERDVVIVGGGHNGLVAAAYLARAGLRVTVLERRPLVGGACVTEEVWPGYRVSTAAYLCGLLQPRIVRDLQLARHGYVILPKDPAFFSPFPDGRWLFIWRDEHATVQEIARFSRHDAERYPAYEALMARLGAFVEPWLLRTPPDIVRRHPADVLALAALGLSALRLPAGDLPHALRLLTQSAADFLDGWFESPELKAALATDAVIGARGGPSTPGTGYVLLHHTMGVAAGKRGLWGFVRGGMGTLSEAIASAARAQGAEVRTSAPVAGILVRDGTAEGVVLASGEEVRARAVVSNADPRRTFLHLVPPAALPQAFRREVEAIPMAGVAMKINLALRGLPTFTAAPSASAGTGRGTPGPQHRATIHIGPSMAYIDRAWEDARAGRPSEHPFCEVTIPTTYDETLAPPGRHVMSVFVQYTPYRLREGTWDALKEAYADRVVATLAEYAPDLPDLIEHRQVLSPLDLERTFGLTGGDIFHGEMTLDRLFCMRPLPGWAQYRTPVRGLYLCGAGTHPGGGVMGAPGYNAAREILRDFRRGRLPGRAR
- a CDS encoding ABC transporter permease subunit, with protein sequence MWRALGWADAVVVLTIATVLAVGVRLATGAPGVAAGPAITLAPAALPWYTGLSVSRMAAAYALSLGFTLVYGYAAAYNRRAERILLPVLDVLQSVPILSFLPVVLLALSAVLPVPLAAELASVLLIFTSQVWNLTFAWYQALTTVPTDLREASRIFRLSPWLRLRVVELPFAAPSLVWNSMMSWAGGWFFLMAAEMFTVGRRDFRLPGLGAYLKQAAVEGDVQALVRGLLALVLVIVLLDQLVWRPLLAWADRFKLELVEASPPPRSWFYDAWSASALAAWLGHRVLAPAVEWLDTRLGTRWRAEEALGAHGRPWRWAARVVLTAAAALLAWQGARAVGLLVRVPPASWAAIVLGLMATSARVAAALVVALAWTLPVGVAIGMRPRLAAWVQPLTQIAASIPATAVFPALLVILTGVPGGLTVAAVVLMLLGAQWYLLFNIIAGAAAIPAELRQTVTLLQLGAADRWRVLLLPALFPFLVTGVITAAGGAWNASIVAEYVEFGGRTLTTTGIGALIARATAGGDYSLLLAATLAMILAVVAVNRLVWRRLYRLAEESFRMD
- a CDS encoding nitrate/sulfonate/bicarbonate ABC transporter ATP-binding protein; amino-acid sequence: MTTPLLELRHVSQIYTAGPRRFAAVEDINLTVFEGAFVTLVGPSGCGKSTLLRIATGLQPPTQGSVLYRGAPLQGVNPGATIVFQTFALFPWLTVQQNVEVALKAQGVPPAERAARAIELLDRVGLDGFERAYPRELSGGMRQKVGFARALAVEPELLCLDEPFSSLDVLSAEALRGELLELWRSGTLPIRAILMVTHNIEEAVFMSDRIVCMEKGPGRVVADLPVRLTHPRRHQAPEFQALVDEIYAILAGQTQPEHVELGVAPGEPGRVRILPHITINDLAGLLEHLAQAPGGRADLYRLEDGLSVGPDHLLRLTEAAELLGFATVAQGDISLTPLGETFAEASIPGRKEIFAARLRRLPLVQWLLGLLRAAPRQQLAWEVVRAALELELPAAEAERQLETLVDWGRYAELVVYDDATGLLYLEAPAPARP